The following DNA comes from Musa acuminata AAA Group cultivar baxijiao chromosome BXJ1-4, Cavendish_Baxijiao_AAA, whole genome shotgun sequence.
ACAAGTGCAATTTTCTCATATGGACCTTTCTAAGAGCAGGGAAGTAAACGAGGTCCCTTGGCATATGGGCCTATGTGAACCCTATAATGGATCTATGTCATGCTTTTCTTCGCTTCTCATCTTTCCTTTTTACAGTTTGTTTGGCTTGTGAAGTAATCCTCATCTTTACATTTGTAACATAACAAAATCAGAAGTCTTCTATTTGATGATTTTGTTTAGTTTACCTGCTTAGGTTTGATTCGATAATTGTACTGTGAATAATGCTAAATGCACCAGTTAACATTTTATATCATAATACTAGGAGAGTtacaaattttattttgtttatacATTTTAGATATGGAACAATCCCCCATCTTCCTGCTTATGCCATTTATGCTTTTATAGTTCCATCTAACTCATGCAGTAAATGTTTCAGGATAAATGGAGGAATATGAGTATAAGTGCCAGTGGCCAAGGCTCTAGGGAAAAGATAAGGACACCAAAGGCAAAAGGTGTTCCAGCCACCCCAGTATCTGGCTCTCAGAGCCTTGTTGTCTATGTCCCTCATAAAGATGGAGCACCTGCAATTTCAGATCCAACAAAAAGTTCACAAGAGGCAAAAAATCCTCCTCGGTGGGTGATATTTAATTTAACTTATTCCATTATGATCTAGTGAATTTCTCTTGGAACTACAAGAACTTCTCTTGGAACTTTTTTCATTTGACAACTTTTTTCATTATGATATAGTGAACTTCTCTTGGAACTACAACAACTTTTTCACTATGGTCCAGTGTTCTCTTCAAACTACTAACAAGGATAATATGGATATTAGTTCCTCGATTTTAGTAATGAAAAAGTAACTTGTAAGTATGAGATTTTCACATTGCAACCTGTTAGAAGATAAACTTCTGTGTTTTATTGAATTATTAGAAGGCATTGATTAATCAGGAAAATGCTTTGTCTGGTATTCTTGAATTAGTATGTAATAGGAAGATGAAATCACTTTTCTGGTAAGATCTCAGATGCTATGGAACCAATTATAGTATGATGCTGCTGCAATGCTAATTACATTTGAACTTTGAGATAAAGACACCTTTGTTTTTTTGGATGCTACTgtatcatatttacatatatagtTTGAATCAGTATGTTATCggtatcacttttttttttttcttcaggcATGAAGCATTTCTTAGCTGGGGAAAGAACTTTCTGCtaacttcattttttttcttatcattcAGATTGTAACCAATCTTCCTAATCAGTATTTGTTCTTACATTGTGATCCATTTTTTGTTTATTAGGTACACTGCTATGATAATTGAAGCACTTGCATCTATGCAAGAACCTAATGGATCAGAAATTGGTGCTATTTGTAGTTTTATTGAGGTTTGTGGGTATAACTTGTCATCATCATGTTAGTGAAAGGAACATCCATGTTGGTTTTTTTCCTTTGTGCTTTGGAAGAATGGCAGATTTATGCATTTCATATCATGTTGTCATTGTTAGAATTTGAGACACTGCTATGATAATTGAAGCACTTGCATCTATGCAAGAACCTAATGGATCAGAAATTGGTGCTATTTGTAGTTTTATTGAGGTTTGTGGGTATAACTTGTCATCATCATggcagatttttgtttattaggtACACTGCTATGATAATTGAAGCACTTGCATCTATGCAAGAACCTAATGGATCAGAAATTGGTGCTATTTGTAGTTTTATTGAGGTTTGTGGGTATAACTTGTCATCATCATGTTAGTGAAAGGAACATCCATGTTGGTTTTTTTCCTTTGTGCTTTGGAAGAATGGCAGATTTATGCATTTCATATCATGTTGTCATTGTTAGAATTTGAGACATCTATGCTATGATACTTTGAAGTATGTCAAGGTTGTCATGTTCTCTGCAGTCCTCTAGAACACCCGAGATATGAGGCTTCTATTATGAGCATTTTTTTACTAATGTAACATTTTCTTCTGTGGTAAAGTTTGTGCCTTTGATTTCAATTGCAGCATGCGGAGGTGCTAATCCAtacattcataagcatagtggATAACTCTGTTTGCTTTTGTTGGATTTTCACAACCATCAATTTATGTGAAGGCTAGACCCTGTAAATCTATAAATTTCTACCCACCTGCATTCATGATGGTCATGGACTTCCTTGTCATCTTTGTTTCTTTCATGACCCTTTGCATTATTTTTCACCCGTAATTGCTTTAATTTCATAACTTGGAAACCCATGTGCAATAGTGTTACATCTTCAATTGCATTTATATTATTGAAGAAGGTTTAACTCGAAGGCAATGGTGAAAATCCTATAGTAAGTTTTATTAATTGCAAATATAGTAATGACATAAATTATGTTTTCATTTAATAAAGAATCTAGAAGCATCAAATCTCTGTATTTTTCTTATGCACGGATCTACAAGAATTTGACCTTCAGATCATGTGTTGTTCTTAGTCTTTGTGACATTTTTAATTGAAATGAAAAAGGGCATACCCAGCACCCAGCGCATGAGGCTCCTGCTAATGTGAGGGGAGGGTCAATGCAGTCTTTCTAGCCGGGCAACATCTTTAATTGAAATGACCTATAGAATATAGTGCTTACCTGGTTTTGCAACATATAGATATTTTTGCACGTACAAAAGGTTCTCAGTTTGTCAGAATTTTGGTTTCTACGCTTTAAATGTTAGAGATCATATTCAACAGTGTCAATCTTCAATTTGGAGCCTCTTGTTCAACATTAAGTAGACTTGAGGTCTAAGTACTTTTGGTTGCTTGCTAGTTAAACTCTATTTCATTTACCTTTTATGTTTTCCTAAAATTTTTAAAAGGAAAATTTATTAAGTTGATAATTAGGAGGAAAAGGAATACATATGTAGATTCTGGTGTTCTAAAGTATCTTGATCTGTGTGAACCTAAATATGTTTCTTTGGGTTAGCATGATTGGAACAAAACTATTAAATGATTGCTACATATCATCTTAACTCAGTCAGTAGCATTTGCCTTTATTCTGATTTGCATTGCAACATCTGTTAACAAAGATGCCTGGTACTATTAAATGACTATATAATCAATCTGATATATCCAAAATTTAGAAGGGGAACCTTAAAGAATAGTAGAAAACTTGGATTATCCATTTGCATCTTTGGTTTACATTCGGTCACTGAAATTTTCTATGTTTATCTTGCTTTGCTGTAGTACTCATTTCACTGTGGTAGGTTTCATAGACAGCTGGTTCTTTTTAGCTACTGAAATAGTTAAAAAGCACAAAATTTACAGCTACAGCCTATGGATACCTTATATATTGTTTACACTGTCATCCTTTCAACTTACACAAATGTTTAAACATTACATTTCAGATGATCCTGCAAATTTGTTAAAAGTTAGGTGAATGTTATTGTAGTTTACTTTGTGATATACAAAAGCATTTTGCACTTATTTTAAAAGAGCATTGAGTATAGCATTGCACTTGTGCATGTAAAGTTTCTGTAGTTCTGTGATATCTTTGCAGTAGTACTTTGCCATGGTTGATTCCTTTTTAGTGATGTTTGTCAGACTGttaatttctttgatatcttATGCAGCAAAGACATGAGGTGCCACAGAATTTTAGGAGGTTGCTTAGTTCAAAGCTAAGGCGGCTTGTTGctcaaaataaaatagaaaaggtAAACCATTAATACACTTTCATTGTTTAATAGTCTGGTACTTGTATGATGCTatttttttcataattccactattACTAAATTCGTCATTTTTGTTTGCATGAAGTGGATGGTAAGTAGTTcttgaatcatataataatgaataTCATGTCCCGAAATGTCAAACAATACATGTGTTCTTTGAGAGAATAATTAAGTATGGATGCTCGCTTgcctttatttttaaattataggaATATGCTTTTTCACATGATTTGAGAAGAAATTTTATTGCTTAatacaattttttttatcataagctTGTTCGTCATGTTGTGTGAACACATTGTAGGTTCAAAAGGGTTACAGGCTGAAAGATTCCTCATATGCAACAAAaactccaaccccaaaacaaaaaGATCCGGCAAATCGAGCTAGGGTACATCAGAATTCCAGCTCAGCAAATTCGATAGACCCTATAGAGGAAGCAGCAATAACTGCTGCTTACAAAGTAGCAGATTCAGAGGCCAAATCATTCTTAGCTTCTGAAGCAGTCAAGGAAGCAGAGAAGATCTCAAAGATGGTTGAAGAGACGGATTCACTTCTGCTTCTAGCGAAAGAAATCTTTGAGAGATGTAATTGGATACAACTGAtggtctttttaattttttttcttgaggTTCTTGTTTATTCATGAAGCGCTTAATGGATCGTCTAATTTTACAGGTTCACGGGGTGAAATTGTCACTATTGCTTAAGCTGCATGGATAGAATTTGTTGTATCTTCAGGTATGCTCTCTGGCTTGCTCAACCGTACCTTCAATTTCCTGTAGTTTGCTAATTTATGGCTGATGCCGAGAGATGCAATTGCATGAAACCAATCGGACATCCATGCTGGATAAAATCTGTATATAAGCTCTCATTCAATCAGATTACAATCAGATGATGATGACTCTTTTTGTTTCAAGAGGGCAGCTCATTCATTGTGGATGTGTTTGCAAGTTACTATCTGATGCCTCCATATTTATGAAGGAATCATCAATATTCTGCCATATGATATGTATATGATTTGTAGGTTATTTTCACGTCAGGTTATTTCTGTTGTAAGGTCATTAAAAAACACTCAAGCTGGAGATCATTAGGACACTGCAAACGTCTCTTTCTGTTCCATGCAAATTGCACAGCTTGAAAGAAAGTTAATTGTTCTTTCCCACTTGGTTAACTCTGCCATCAAATCAAATCCATGGCTTACGGATCTAAAATGCATTTTGTCTTCCACATGTCTGTGTATGGAAAAGTTTATGTCGTGCCCGACTAATGACAATAATATTCACAGGTATTCAGATCCATCAGCAGATGTACACTATTTCGGACAGATTTCTCTATTAGATAACAAACATATACCTTTTATTTAACACACAATATTTATTCAAACCTTAGGGCAAAAATCAATGAGCAGAAACTTCTGGCTGGAATATAACTACTATTGCTGATATTGGAATCAGCGAACAACTTCCTCCTTCAACCTTCAAAATCCAATAACTTCGACAAAGCTCTACAAACCATTAATCTGCCATGGTATCAGCAAACATAAACTCATCATCGACGAAGAACAATACCATATGAGAAGAAATAAGAGAGATGCAAGTGACGGACGTCTTGTGTAAACGAAGGATGATAGATATTTACTGAAGGTAAAAAGAACAGATGCTTGATCAGATGAAGCAAGCTCATGGCAAGTTCCGATCTTTCTGGCACAGATCGATTCCTAAACGGAAAAAGATGAAACCTGGTTAGAGACGATACCAGGAGGAGAAGGATCACCACCAGCCATAGACGATTTGGGTGTATTTATCCTTGAGCCAGCGGAAGCCCCTCCTCACGGACCCCTTCACCCTGCCCTCCACGGCATAGGCCTTGTAGCTGGCGACGCGCTTCCGCCGCTGGAAATCAGGGTCGCCGAGCACCCACCCGCCCTTCTTGGATGAGGAAGAGGGCGCAGCGGCTTCCTTCTCCTTGATCCCTTTGGAGCCGTAGCCACCGTAGGCGTAGGAGCTCGTGCTGTTGCTCCTGTAGTCGTAGAGGCTGGACGGAGGAGGCACCGCCGCCATCCGGCCGTCGTTGTATGACCTCGATCTGAAGTCTTTCATTGGACCAGTGCTCTCTGCGGAGGGAGTCTCCAGAGAAGAGGATGAGGGAGGCCGGGAAGAAGGCGGAGGCGTGGACGGGGATCAGGTTCGGTTATTGCGGTCACGTTTGGCCCGGTGGTTGAATCTTTGTGAGGTCGAAGACCACCATCGAGTCGACGCTGCGACAACGTGTGGAACAACCTGTTGACTTCCTCCGTTTGCAGGCGCTGCTTTCGTGCGCTGCTAGGCATGATGTGTAACTCCTCCGGCCTCCCTGAGCGTTGACTACTTTTAACTCTGCCTTTTTACCTTTACGTTACTGTTTACTCTTTCTTCCTCACCAATTTCCTTCAATTATATACATAAATAACTTATTATTTTTCGGTATTTAAAGCCTTTCAGTAATTGAAAACGCCTCGTTATATTTTTTTTGGGGAATAATAGGATATCAATGTGCAATAAATGGCAACGCAAACTGAGAAAGAAAAAGGACAAGTTGGATATGCACTCATCTCCCTCTCCTTTTCTACGGTTACTTTTCCCCCACCCTTTCCCCGTTCCACATTTAAGACTTCACTTTTGATTCCATTGGCATTCTTGCGAATTCAAATTTAGTGTTTGAAGGTATAATAATTCGATTTCTTTATATTATAAAATTGAAAATATACGCTCTCAGTGAACTATATTTTGGATTTTTCTCAtatctctattttattttattttattttatttttcaaactaacttgaaaaatatataaaatacttctaaaaaaaaatttcaacatatttttCATTCGTATTTTTACTTGTTTTGAactgttatattatttttgtaatattttttttattgagatactaaaaatattattaaaaaatactatggATGACATCATATTGTATCTCTCTGATTGTCACTATTTGTAGACCATTACGATATTTAGATttatattatatcatatttttagatttatatttaatttgattGAGGTTAGGAGTTTATTTGAGCTATTTATAAtagattttatagtatttttattatgatgaacaaaacactctaaaaaattaattttttttttatatgggtGATGTTATTCATAAACCAATATAAATACCTATTTGAAtcaatatatcaaataatttttagtgtattttgatttaatttgatttatttatcaTGTTTTCAAGTAGTCATTATAGTATTGTCATGACCAAGATAATATAAcacatcaaaaatattataataagtaAGTCATAtgtaagatatttttttaataaataaaaaaaatatttttaaaaaattaaagaattattttaagaaaaatataaaaaataccaattcaaaaaaaattaaaattatgagtatTTTCTAAAAAATCGCCCAACATCTTTTGGTTGGAACGTAAATAATATCATAGTGGTGAGGTATTTCGAGTCGGACAAGAAACGTACGTTTACACCCCCCCACATAGTAAGTAATAGGATTACTCGTTGCATGAGCGATTCCTATCCGCATCGAAGGGTTGGGATAAGCCACCACTCCCATTCCCTGCGATAATTGCAGATCCGCTACCATCAAAAGCGGAAACCCCACACCGTTACGAAACGGCTTCATGAAGGTTTAGGAAAGGCTTCTCCCTATTACGATATATGGAGACTCCTATTGTGTCGTATCGTATCGTGCGCTATAGTAGTTGGTTACAGTCGGATTTTGCTCCTCCCATCGTTCTCTCCGACTCCGAAACCCTAATTTGCCGAGCGAGTTCGTCCGAATCGGAGACTCCGAGGCCCTGACCGATCGATGGGTGCGATCTCGCTTCCGTCCCCCGCGTCGTGGATTTGGTGGGATTCTCTTGGGTGAAGCTGTGCGGCTTCGCGATTTTGTTTTCCCGGTGATATCCGTCGCTAGGGTTGCGGTTTGACTTGCATTTTTCCCCTGATCGTGGTCGCGGTGGTCGGATGGAAGCTCGCGTCGGGAACAAGTTCCGCCTCGGTCGCAAGATTGGGAGCGGTTCCTTCGGAGAGATCTATTTGGGTCGGTGGTTGCTTTTTTCTTCGAATTTTCTGTGGGCTGTAAACTTGCAGGAACTCTTAACGTTTGCTCCTTCGTTATCTTGGTTGCAGGTACTAATATCCAAACGAACGAGGAAGTTGCGATTAAACTCGTGAGTGTAATAGCCCTTATATTTGTCTATGTATGACTGTGGTGTTTGATTTAGTCGACATGCTGGATTGATATGCAGATGGTTTAAATTCACTCTTTTGAGTTTATATTACTTGCTTAGTTTATTTTAATTTGTATGTTGAAAGTACAGTTTATTCTTGAGTCATTTTGCgtgctatttttttcttttctttttatatattCCCCTTAAAAATAGAAGCTGATTAGCTTGCAATACAACTTAATGAAATCTTTAGATTGCTGATATTTTTGCAGAAAAAAATTCTATAAGCTAAGAGGAACTTGTTTGCTTTTATAATTTTTAGTTCAGGTTAATAGAATGACGTTCTGTCTAAATTTGGTAAAGACCCCTGCAGCAAACTTCATTTTGCTGTGTGGATATCCCTGTTTAAGCCAGAGAAAAGAATAAATTCCCTTCGCATAGTTGGTATTATTCCTTTTCAGTATCTCTTTTCGGTTGTTGGCTTTTTGAATAATTTCACAGTAATATACATTCCATCCATTATGGTTATTGTTCTCTATTGTTGATTCCCGTCTTTATGTATAAGCTAAAATCTGATGTTGTATGAGTGTGTTTAAGCTCGTGATTGATAGGTTAGTCTTTAAAAAATTTATCCTCTACATCGAATACTTCTAATGGCCTTGATAATTTTTCTCATGTTTATGTGAATCTTCTTATCAGGAAAACGTGAAGACAAAGCATCCCCAGCTGCTATATGAGTCAAAGCTGTACAGGGTTCTTCAAGGAGGAAGTAATGAAATTCGTACATCGTTTTGGTGTCAGGCATTCATTTAACTACTTTCACTCATTCCTTTTTTTCTTGCAGCTGGAATTCCAAATGTCAAATGGTATGGTGTTGAGGGTGAATATAATGTCCTCGTGATAGACTTACTAGGTCCAAGTCTTGAAGATCTGTTCAACTTTTGCAGCCGAAAACTTTCTCTAAAGTCTGTTTTGATGCTTGCGGATCAGATGGTATTTTATCGCTATAGTGTACCTTTCTGAATTAATGTGGTACGATGCTTTGAAAAAATTGGAACATGCTTGATGAATCCTTTATCCAGTCAAAGTTTCCTTAGTACCAACTGCTGTTACCACCTTCTTTCTGCATGCTTTCACTCGTGGCATTTAGGTTTTTCTTATgattcttatttttcttcatagATGCCTTTCATATACTCATGATCCTGGCAATTCCATTTATGTCTATCTGCCTCTTACTCCTTACCCTGATTCTGTTTACTACAATATGCTCATGATACCGTCTACTACAAATGTCACACTGATCACACCTGTTTATGGTTGCCCAAGATTGAATTGCTCACTTTATATGGCTGCATCTGATCTATTCAGATTTTTCACTTCAGATTAATCGAGTGGAATTTATGCATTCTAAATCATTTTTACaccgagacatcaaaccagacaatTTTCTTATGGGCCTTGGTAAACGAGCTAATCAGGTATGCCTCCTaaattttctatatttttttctttctatttgtcTACTGAAGAATAGTTTTGCATTTGCTTCCATCTAGGTTTACATTATTGATTTTGGCCTTGCCAAGAAGTATAGGGATACTtcaactcatcagcatattccgtaTAGGTAAGATATAATTGACCAAACAATGTCTGAGCAAGGTGCCAAAGTATTCTGTTTAAGTGATTGACATTCGATGTTGGGAAGTGATGGCTCTTGtaatgatttcttttttctttttcacaaagTTTGCTGTAAGATGTGGTAATGTTTCACAAGGTGGATGCATATGGATGCAATACCATAGTATAAGGTCTTTCTTTTGTTGCTTTTAAAGGCCTCTCATTTTTCATGTCTTTATGAACCAATGATACACAAGCTCTTGTTTTTTGTCTTCATCAACCAAGGATAGCCATTGCACTAACATTTCCAACCAAGCAATATTTAGAAAGTTTCAAATTGCAGTGTTCCTCTCCTTTCATGCCATTCAAGTGAATGAAGTATTACCCATAAGACTATGCAAAATATTGAATGAAATTTTTGTTGCCCATGGTTCTTTGTGAAATCCATCTGAATGATAATGTCATTCTAGTGATTTGTCTAATGAACTCTGCAGGTGCTTGCTATCATATTTCACCCTCAACCATCTTTCCTATACAGCAACTTGTTTGTGGACTTTATCATGATATGATAATTCAATTATGTTCGTTGTTATGGTTGATAAATAACACTCTTTGTGCTTGCTTGCTTCAATTCAGTACTTGTATTGGACCATTTAGCCTTTTCTTTATGCCATTTTAATAAAAGTTTGAGGGATTCTGTGACCTCTCACACTTGATGAGTGGGGCAAGGATCCCATGTGCTAAATCTGTTTGAGACCACATCACCATGAAATGCTGAGGGCTGATTTAGTTCACCTAAATGGCTTTTGGAAACCTTTGCTGTTCCTTCCATTGATTTTTGTTATTCATTGGGAGGACATTCTGTTCCTGTATATGGACAATAGCTTCTAAATTAGTTGCATGCTGCATATTCATCCTAGTTGGCCGGGCTTATGAGATTCCTTAGGTTTCAGCTACATTGTTTCTTTTACATTGCCctgaatgaaagttgcttttaaaaTGTTTTTGATTATTGGATCTTTGTTGCTTGTCTCCGTCCTTCAGTTTCCTAATCAAATTGGCACTGTACTATCTTTTTTTGGAATTATTTTGGATCATGTactaatttttagatatatttacaaGTAGTTAAGTTGAAAGTTTGTTTACCTTGTAGGTGTTTGTTACCAAGCGGTTGCTAGTGTTTATTACACTAAAGCCAACCTCACATCTTTAAACAAGTTCAttataatgaaatcatatttcatACTATGTGCCTAATAGCTGATGAGGCTGCGGTTGGCTTCGGAAGGGTTAGGCTTCAAATTTGGTCATTTTGTAACTGTCAAATCTATACTTTGTGCACATGTGTGTATATATGGAGAACAAGAATAAGGTTCCAGACTCAGTTGAACATGTAAAAATTTTCCCACCATACCCTATTCTGTGTTGGATATTTTGGGCCCAAACCCTAACAAATATTTTATAAGTTTGGTGACCCTATAAAATTTCATTTTTAGAGGCGCTTAGAACTCCCAGATAAGTGATTGTAACTAAACAGCTCTTACAACCTAATCCTAAATAGCTCTTGCAACCTCAAAGAAGGACTTCTGATGCCTTTAGGACTAGACATGAAAACTAATCATCATATTGTTTAAAATCTTAACAAATTATAGCCTCCAAATTAACTTAAGAACTGACTCATTCTCGTGTCTGTTCTCTATAGTTAACAGGAATCAGGTTACATCATTCCTACATTGATCACTTCTTTGAGTCCTCAAGCGACAGAAGCAAATttactttaaaaataattaaattagaaaatatgataaaaaatggTTCCAAAATTGACTCGACTTGTCTCTAGAGTTATTAGGACTTAGATTCAGCACATTTGTTCTACATTAGTTGCTTCAACGGGACCTTCTAGACATTTTCTTCACATTTGGTCCACTCAGTGAACTGAACTCCATGACATAATGGATACTAGAACTTAATTCATGTCCATTTTTACTGACTAATAGATGAGCAACAGCATCACAATCATATGTATTTTACACTTGATTAACTATGGAATTGATGTCATCTTCCATTCAGACCATGAAATAAGTAGGATTTGTGTTCTACAACTTTCAATGATTTACTGATCCCATTTTGGGTTTTTGTGGAtcttttttttagattttgaataacttgaatatctttaaattcgatgGTTCGTTTGCTGCTCCATTCTATTCCTTGACTAACTTCGGATATTTTTTGGTGCTTCTGGAATCAGTGGTGCTTGCAGCGAGTAATAAAATGTATGTTTGCCAGTGTTTTGTTTAATTGGTCACATTTTTCATTTGCAAGGTAAGCTTTTGTG
Coding sequences within:
- the LOC135644400 gene encoding single myb histone 4-like yields the protein MGAPKQKWTAEEEEALRAGVDKHGAGKWRTIQKDPEFSRCLATRSNIDLKDKWRNMSISASGQGSREKIRTPKAKGVPATPVSGSQSLVVYVPHKDGAPAISDPTKSSQEAKNPPRYTAMIIEALASMQEPNGSEIGAICSFIEQRHEVPQNFRRLLSSKLRRLVAQNKIEKVQKGYRLKDSSYATKTPTPKQKDPANRARVHQNSSSANSIDPIEEAAITAAYKVADSEAKSFLASEAVKEAEKISKMVEETDSLLLLAKEIFERCSRGEIVTIA